Part of the Mycoplasma mycoides subsp. mycoides SC str. PG1 genome is shown below.
ATTTTGGATTATTTAAAGTTCTTGATGCATCCAAATGTAAAAATGACATAAAAATATGATCAGAATTATTATTTAAATAAATTTCTTTTTGTTTTGGAGATCAATCTAATGAACTAACAGGAATTTTAAGAACCATTACAGTTCCTACTCCTTCTCTTGGTCTTGTTGTAGTAAATTCATAAGCAGCAATAACTTCTCCATCATATGGCATTAATACTTCTTGATGATCATTTGCAATATAATCTTCACCAATATGCATATATGATGGTGTTTTTACTTTTTCATTATAAAATGCTCTAGAAATACCATAACCTCCAGAAAATAATTCAGAATTAAAACTTCCAAAAAATGACTTATCAATACTTGGTAATATTGTTGCATCTAATCTTTCTGTTGCAAAACTTGGAGCTTTTATGTGTTGTTTTGTAAACTGATTTGTAAACAATAAACTATAATTTCCAACTCCAATATTTTTTACAAGTTTAAAAGAGCTAGAATCTAAAAGTTTTAAGTTTAATTCAATACTTGCATTTCTAAAATCTTTACTTGTAATTTTATTAATACTAATATCTTTAATTTGATCACTATAAGTTTTAACTATTAAATTACTTTTATCTAAACTAGATAAATCAGTGTTATTTTCAGTATTTGCAATTGTATTAACTTTAACTAAATCAGTTAATTTTAATTTTTTTCAAAAACTATCATTTCAATCAAAATTAAATTTAGAAAATAAAGAAAAGCCAGCTTGGAAATTATCTTTTACATTTTCTTTTTTATTATTAACACCAACTCTTATTTTTAAATTACCTTCATTTTGTTTTAAATTAGCATCTTTAAAATCAACATCTTCTAAAGTTAATTTAAATTCAAAGTTTTGATATTTTTTTTCAATTTCTTTAAATTTAGATTCATCAACAGCAAACATTTCTTTTAATTGTTTTGAATTTAAATCATGAATTGATCATTTCTCTAATAAATCTTTTTTAAATTTATTATTATTTAAAGTAACTTTTAAATCACTAGATTTAAGTGTTTTTAATTCTTCAAAAGCCTTTTTAAGTTCTTCTTGTTGTTTAACAACTTCTTCTAAGTTTTCGACTTTAGTTTCTTGTTTACCTTTTTCTTTATCAACATTTAGTGTTTCTAGTTCACTTTTAGCTTTTGAAATAGCATCTTTAACATACACTTCAATAGTATGTTCACTATATAAACCTTGTTGATATTTGGCTTTATTATGTGAAGTTAAATTAAGTCTTACTCTAATAGGAAAAACAATGTTAAAAATATTATTTACATTTCTTCTAACATTATTATAATCAATACTAAAAGATAAACGGTTAATTAAATTATCAATTTGATTATTAGTAAAATATTCATTAATTTCAGATAAAATGTTGATTTGATTATTAGTTTCAAATCTTAATAAATCATTATTATTGAAGTCCCTTTTATTATTTAAATTTAAAAATATTTCTGAATTTTGATTAGTAGTATTTCTATTAGTACAACTAACAACTGTAATTATTGGAGCTGTTGATAAAATAGTTATAAAAGAAAATAACAAACACTTTTTAAATTTCAAATTTTTAAAAGATCAATTTTTCATATATCTCCTTATTAAGAAACACTAATATATACTCCAGATGCCATTTTTATTAATATTGCAAAAAATGCTAGAATCATTGGAATAATAATAGTTAATATTACAACTATAAAAAACTTAATTAAATCTTTATAGTAAGCTGATTGTTGTTTTAGTTGCTTTGATAATTTC
Proteins encoded:
- a CDS encoding MSC_0775 family lipoprotein; protein product: MKNWSFKNLKFKKCLLFSFITILSTAPIITVVSCTNRNTTNQNSEIFLNLNNKRDFNNNDLLRFETNNQINILSEINEYFTNNQIDNLINRLSFSIDYNNVRRNVNNIFNIVFPIRVRLNLTSHNKAKYQQGLYSEHTIEVYVKDAISKAKSELETLNVDKEKGKQETKVENLEEVVKQQEELKKAFEELKTLKSSDLKVTLNNNKFKKDLLEKWSIHDLNSKQLKEMFAVDESKFKEIEKKYQNFEFKLTLEDVDFKDANLKQNEGNLKIRVGVNNKKENVKDNFQAGFSLFSKFNFDWNDSFWKKLKLTDLVKVNTIANTENNTDLSSLDKSNLIVKTYSDQIKDISINKITSKDFRNASIELNLKLLDSSSFKLVKNIGVGNYSLLFTNQFTKQHIKAPSFATERLDATILPSIDKSFFGSFNSELFSGGYGISRAFYNEKVKTPSYMHIGEDYIANDHQEVLMPYDGEVIAAYEFTTTRPREGVGTVMVLKIPVSSLDWSPKQKEIYLNNNSDHIFMSFLHLDASRTLNNPKLGWQAKTVELEHISRNGRILNRGNKRTIQVVPTLTPNNPTKVKKGEIIGYLGSESTNGGWMSHAHVNLYTNRTHYLTKNYFNLKASNNFLNPDD